A single genomic interval of Juglans regia cultivar Chandler chromosome 1, Walnut 2.0, whole genome shotgun sequence harbors:
- the LOC108988131 gene encoding isocitrate dehydrogenase [NADP], with protein sequence MAFDKIKVANPVVEMDGDEMTRVFWKSIKDKLIFPFLELDIKYFDLGLPHRDATDDKVTIESAEATLKYNVAIKCATITPDEGRVKEFSLKQMWKSPNGTIRNILNGTVFREPIICKNIPRLVPGWTKPICIGRHAFGDQYRATDTVIKGAGKLKLVFVPEGQDEKTEFEVFNFTGAGGVALSMYNTDESIRAFAEASMNTAYEKKWPLYLSTKNTILKKYDGRFKDIFQEVYEAKWKSKYEAAGIWYEHRLIDDMVAYALKSEGGYVWACKNYDGDVQSDFLAQGFGSLGMMTSVLVCPDGKTIEAEAAHGTVTRHYRVHQKGGETSTNSIASIFAWSRGLAHRAKLDGNARLLDFTEKLEAACVGAVESGKMTKDLAILIHGPKATRDHYLNTEEFIDAVAAELRARLSA encoded by the exons ATGGCGTTCGACAAGATCAAGGTGGCCAACCCCGTCGTTGAGATGGACG GAGATGAAATGACTCGAGTTTTCTGGAAATCAATAAAGGATAAG CTTATTTTCCCCTTCCTGGAGTTGGACATCAAGTACTTTGACCTTGGCCTTCCCCATCGTGATGCCACTGATGATAAAGTAACAATTGAAAGTGCAGAGGCTACTCTTAA gTACAACGTAGCAATCAAGTGTGCAACAATAACTCCAG ATGAAGGTCGTGTGAAGGAGTTTAGCTTGAAGCAGATGTGGAAGAGTCCAAATGGGACAATTAGGAATATTTTGAATG GTACTGTCTTCAGAGAACCAATCATTTGCAAGAACATTCCTCGCCTTGTCCCAG GTTGGACCAAGCCTATATGCATCGGAAGGCATGCTTTTGGTGATCAATATCGTGCAACTGATACAGTTATTAAAGGAGCTGGGAAATTGAAACTAGTGTTTG TACCAGAAGGACAGGATGAGAAGACGGAGTTTGAGGTTTTCAACTTTACAGGTGCCGGGGGAGTGGCATTGTCAATGTATAACACTGATGAG TCTATCCGTGCTTTTGCTGAGGCTTCCATGAACACTGCCTATGAGAAAAAATGGCCACTTTATCTTAGCACAAAGAATACAATTCTAAAGAAGTATGATGGAAG ATTCAAGGACATATTTCAAGAAGTTTATGAGGCCAAGTGGAAATCAAAGTATGAGGCTGCTGGCATATG GTATGAACACCGACTCATTGATGATATGGTGGCTTATGCTCTCAAGAGTGAAGGAGGTTATGTATGGGCATGCAAGAACTATGATGGTGATGTCCAGAGTGATTTCTTAGCCCAAG GGTTTGGATCTCTTGGAATGATGACTTCTGTACTG GTGTGTCCAGATGGAAAGACCATAGAAGCAGAAGCTGCCCATGGTACTGTTACACGGCACTATAGGGTTCACCAGAAAGGAGGTGAAACCAGCACAAACAGCATTGCCTCAATATTTGCTTGGTCGCGAGGGCTTGCACACAG GGCAAAGCTGGATGGGAATGCTAGACTATTGGATTTCACTGAGAAACTAGAAGCTGCTTGTGTTGGAGCTGTGGAATCTGGGAAGATGACCAAGGATCTTGCTATTCTTATCCATGGTCCTAA GGCCACTAGGGATCACTATCTGAATACTGAAGAGTTCATTGATGCTGTTGCAGCAGAACTTAGAGCAAGACTTTCAGCCTGA